One genomic region from Nymphalis io chromosome 18, ilAglIoxx1.1, whole genome shotgun sequence encodes:
- the LOC126775259 gene encoding uncharacterized oxidoreductase TM_0325-like: MGFKNKVVIVTGASSGIGAAAAIAFSAAGARVVMVGRDNTKLKAVAAKCNYPLVILADISKDDDVKRIVDETIKTFGQLDILVNNAGFSNVTGSLLEGDMMNSYDPIMSVNVRAVVYLTNLAAPHLVKTKGNVVNISSVAGYLSPFAPTSISYCVSKAALNHFTICAATELGPHGVRVNGICPGPVRTDFLANAKYPNTWDDVSKITLLDRVSEANEVADLIMYLASDKAKSITGSNHVIDCGTMLKRA; the protein is encoded by the coding sequence ATGGGTTTCAAGAATAAAGTAGTAATAGTGACGGGCGCTAGTTCTGGTATAGGGGCAGCGGCTGCAATTGCGTTCAGCGCTGCTGGAGCGCGTGTTGTCATGGTTGGCCGTGACAATACGAAGCTTAAAGCGGTGGCCGCGAAATGCAACTACCCCCTGGTAATCCTCGCTGATATTTCCAAAGATGACGACGTCAAGCGTATCGTCgacgaaacaataaaaacatttggtCAATTGGACATCCTTGTCAACAATGCCGGTTTTTCGAACGTGACTGGATCGCTTCTAGAAGGGGACATGATGAATTCTTACGACCCAATTATGAGCGTAAACGTTCGTGCCGTCGTTTACTTAACTAACTTGGCTGCGCCGCATCTGGTGAAGACTAAGGGGAACGTTGTCAATATTTCCAGTGTCGCTGGTTATTTGTCGCCATTTGCACCAACTTCGATAAGCTACTGTGTATCTAAAGCCGCGTTGAACCACTTCACTATTTGTGCTGCTACAGAATTGGGGCCCCACGGTGTGAGAGTGAACGGGATCTGTCCGGGACCGGTGAGAACCGATTTTTTAGCGAACGCTAAATACCCTAATACATGGGATGATGTATCGAAGATTACACTACTCGATAGGGTCAGTGAAGCGAACGAAGTAGCAGATTTGATTATGTACCTGGCAAGTGATAAAGCTAAGTCGATTACAGGATCCAACCACGTCATAGACTGCGGCACAATGCTTAAACGCGCGTAA